The Aeoliella mucimassa genome includes the window TGTACGGATTTTGGCAGTCGCTAAGCGATTGCCGACATACAGCATCTTCTTCTCTGTCGATAAACCCTAGTTCACCCGCACGGTTGATGCAGCGACGAACGCCTGTTGGCCCTCTATTCCTGAGATCCTCGAGTGGCAAATTCAGTACGATCCGACCTTCGATTCGAAAGCACGGTTTTTGTTGCACTGGCACTGCTATCAATTGTGGGGAACCGATGCCAGGCAGCATGCAATTCGGGACATCAGAAAATAAGCACTTTCGAAAACAGCACTTACTAGCAGGCAATTCAACCGGCTGGGCGATCGGCTACTTGGCCGGTAAAATCGGACGACTGTGACCTGATTATTTTGTTCAGCAAGGAACTCTCCGGCGATGGCCAAAGAATATTCGAAATACCAACAGAACATCATCAAGCGGTACTACGACAATCGCGATGCGGTTTCGCTGCAGCGGTTAAGCGAGCTGGTGACCGAACTCTATCTGGCCGAAGGCAAAGCCCGCGAACGGCAATGGAAGTACATTGTTGCCGCGTTGGAGAAGCTCGAAATCAAGCCCGACCGTATCGCGCACCTCCGCGAGCAGGACGATCCGCAGCTTCTCGCGAAGCTGGTAGAAGAGTTGATGGCCCAGAAGTAGGCCAGCTCGCGGTACGGATTGCAGCTGTGTTATGCTGTTTGTTTCTTGCTCCTTTTGTGCTCCCTTTGCTACGCGTCGCCTGTCATGCAACAGTATCTCGATCTGCTCCACCGCGTTTTGGAAACCGGCACCGCGAAGAGCGACCGCACCGGCACTGGCACTCGCAGCGTGTTTGGGCATCAGATGCGGTTCGACCTGGCGGAAGGTTTTCCCTTGGTCACCACCAAGAAGCTGCACACTCGGTCGATCATTCATGAGCTGCTGTGGTTCATCGCTGGCGATACCAACGTGCAGTACCTGCGGGATAACAAGGTGACCATCTGGGACGAGTGGGCCGACGACCAGGGCAACTTGGGACCGGTCTACGGCAAGCAATGGCGGAGCTGGCAATGTTGCGACGGGCGGGTGATCGACCAGCTGACCGACGTCGTGGAGCAAATTCGCACGAATCCCGATTCCCGGCGGTTGATCGTCACCGCCTGGAACCCCGGCGAGCTGGAACACATGGCGCTACCACCTTGCCATCTGTTGTTTCAGTTCTACGTGGCCGACAACCGCTTGTCGTGTCAGCTTTACCAGCGGAGTGCCGACGTGTTTCTCGGCGTGCCGTTCAACATTGCGTCGTACGCGCTGCTGTTGTTGATGGTGGCTCAAGTCACCGGGCTCGAAGCGGGTGAGTTCGTGCACGCGCTCGGCGACGCCCACTTGTACGATAACCACTTGGAGCAAGCCCAAAAGCAACTGTCGCGGGAGCCGCGCGAGTTGCCGACCATGGAGCTCGAACCGAGTGTCAATTCATTGTTCGACTTTAAGTACGAGCACTTCCAACTCACGGGCTACGACCCGCATCCTCACATTGCTGCCCCCGTGGCGGTTTGATTCAGATGGGCGATTCCGATTCCACCCACTCCGAGACTCAGCTCTCAATCGTGGTTGCGGTGGCCGAAAACGGAGTAATTGGCAACCAGGGCGAGCTGCCTTGGCGGCTTTCAGGCGATTTGCAGCGGTTCAAAAAGCTGACCATGGGGCACGCGCTCATCATGGGGCGTAAGACCTACGAGTCGATTGGCCGCCCGCTGCCTGGCCGAGTGACGATTGTGCTGACTCGGCAAAAGGAGTACAAGTCGCCGCACCCACAAGTGCTGGTCGCCCGCACGCTCGACGAAGCCCGCGGGTTGGTCGCCACGACCGAAATGGACCACCACGAAGCGTTCGTCGTCGGCGGGGCGGAGATCTACCGCCTGGCTTTGCCGCACGCCTGGCGGTTGTACTACACCATCGTGCAAGCCAGCCCAACCGGCGATACGCACTTTCCGATGATCGACTTTCGCGCGTGGCAAAAGCTCGAATCGACCAGCTACCCGCGCGACGAAAAGAACGAGCACGCAGTCACCTGGCAAGTATGGCAGCGACTTCCGTATATGACCGCACGCTAGAAGTCGATCGAGCGGCGTGGAGCAGGGGTGCTGCCCGATGGCTTTTCGAGCTCGGTGCGGCGCTCTTCGGCGACGCTCGGCTTCTCGGCTCCTTCGCGCTCGCCGGCGTCTTCTTCCTTGTCCTCACGCCAGGGCTCGCCGCGTTTGTAGCTTTCGAGTTCCTCGGCCAGTTGGGCGTCGTCGTCGGGGTCGCCGATGTTCACGGCCTTTTGCGACCATTCCTTGGCCGCCTCGAAGTCGCCGGTCTCGGCGTAAGCCGCCGCCAGCGTGCTCAGGATGTGCGGCAGCTGGTAGTTGGTCAGCTCGCACGCCTTGGTGGCCAGCTCAATCGCTCGCTTGCCATCGCGTACCGAATCGTTGGGGCTCGTGGCCAAGGTCCAGGCCAGGTTGTTCATGATGCCCGAGTCTTCCGGCTCCAGCTCCAAGGCCTTGTTGTAGTCTTTCACCGCTTCGACATGTTCGCCGATGTTCAGTCGCGAGTCACCTCGGTAGCGGTAGAGCAGCGCTTCTTCCGGGTTGATGACGATCGCCCGGTCGAGGGCCTCGATGGCCTTGCGGGGCATTTCGAGCTTCAGCGCGTACACGGCGATTTGCAGATTCACTTCCATCGAGTCGGGCATGAGCTGCGAGAGGGTCTCGAGTTGCTCCAGCGCCTTGGGGGTGTTGCCCATCTCGTCGTAGATGCGCGCCTTGAGGAAGATCGCAGGAGCGAACGTCGGGCGCAGTTTCACCACGCGCTGGGCGTCGCCGAGGGCTTCCTCGAACTGGCCATTCCGCAAGTAAAGGTCCGCCCGCAACAAGTAGCCCAGCAGATTGTCTTCGTTGCGATCGATCGCCTTGGTCGCTTCGGCAATGCCTTGCTCGGGATTGCCGAGCTTGCCATACAGCTCGCTGCGTTGCAGGTAAGGCATGATGTTCTCGGCGTCGAGTTCCGTCGCGCGATCGAAGCTCTGCAGGGCCTCTTCGCTCTTGCCTTGCTCGGTGAGCACCATGCCGCGGAGCTCGTGGGCTTCGTAGTTGTCGGGGGTCACGTCGATCACTGCGTCGATGTCGGCCAGCGCTTTGTCGAGTTCGTCACCAACCATCAACTGCCTGGCGCGCATCAAGCGGTACTTGCCTTCGGCGGCGTCCATCTCGATGGCCTTGGTCAGATCGGCCAGCTTGTCCTCGTCCTTCTCTTGCGACACCGCCCGATAGGCGTACGCTTCGGCCTTGAGTGTTACCGCGATGTCTTCGGCTTCGATCACTTTGTTGAACGCCGTGGTGGCCGACTGCTGATCGCCGCCCGGCAGCAGGTGCAGCCGCCCGATCAGGATCCACCCTTCGAACTCCGTGGGGTCGAGCTTCACCGCGTTGGCGAGATCCGACAAGGCGATGAATCGCAGTTGCACCCAGCGGGGGTCCTGAGCGGCGTTGGCTACGGGTTGGTCGAGCAGCACGGTCGCCAGACCTTTGCCGCGCTCCATGAGGGTCGAGGCCAGCATCTGTTGGGCGAACTTGGTGCTCTCGTCGTCGAGGCCCTTCTTCAGAGCCGAAGCGAGCAGTTGAATCACTTCGCTAATCTGGCGGCCATCGCCACCGTTGTTCATGGTGAGCTTCAGCTCGGTGGCCTTATCCAGGTCTTCCTGACCTGGCATCGGCTTGGCCTCTTCCGCCGGTGTGGCGTCTTCCTCGGGCGAGGCCTCGTTGTCGGCAGCGTCATCGTTACTAGGGGCTGTTTCCGAATTATTCTCGGGACTTGTTGATTCCGCGGCCGGTGGTTCGACTTGCTGCTCGTCGACTGGTACCGGAGTTTCTGTGGGATCCGCCATCGAGGGGACCGCGCTCAGCAGCCAGGCACTGAGGATGAGAAACGACCAAAACAGGGGGCGGGCAGCAGACATAAGTATCCATTCCTTCTCGGGTTAAGCGATCGAGGGACGCTAGTTCCCATTATTGCCACCGGGCGCGGCGGTGGCTATCCGTGTCGCTGGGGGAAAGTCGAAACGACTGCCCGTTTCCCACGCTCCCGCAGGCCAAATTTCAGGCCAAAACGCAGCCGCTGGCCGGTTTTCCTCCACTGCCGCGTGAGGGCCGGGTTCGATATACTTGAGCGTTTGCTTTCCCGCCCCCCAGTATTGTAGGAACCCCCACTATGGAGGCAGGCATCGTAGGCCTACCGAACGTCGGCAAGAGCACCTTGTTCAACGCGCTGACGTCTGCTGGCATTGCCAGCGAAAACTACCCGTTCTGCACCATCGAGCCGAATGTCGGCGCGGTGCCGGTGCCCGACGGGCGGCTCGACACCATTCAGAAGTATATTAAAACGCAAAAAGTGGTGCCTGCCATCCTCCAACTGGTCGACATCGCCGGCATCGTCCGCGGTGCCAGCGAGGGCGAAGGCCTCGGCAATAAATTCCTGTCGCACATCCGCAATGTCGACGCCATTTTGCACGTGGTTCGCTGCTTCGAAGACGAAGACATCACCCACGTCGATGGCAAGGTCGATCCGATTCGCGACATCGAAACCATCGATACCGAGCTGATGCTGGCCGATCTCGAATCGGTGAACACGCAGATCGAAAAGGCTCGCCGCACCGCCCGTAGCGGCGACAAAGGCGCGAAGCGCCGCGTCGAGTTGCTCGAAATGTGCAAGGCCGTGCTCGACGAAGGCAAGCCG containing:
- a CDS encoding tetratricopeptide repeat protein yields the protein MSAARPLFWSFLILSAWLLSAVPSMADPTETPVPVDEQQVEPPAAESTSPENNSETAPSNDDAADNEASPEEDATPAEEAKPMPGQEDLDKATELKLTMNNGGDGRQISEVIQLLASALKKGLDDESTKFAQQMLASTLMERGKGLATVLLDQPVANAAQDPRWVQLRFIALSDLANAVKLDPTEFEGWILIGRLHLLPGGDQQSATTAFNKVIEAEDIAVTLKAEAYAYRAVSQEKDEDKLADLTKAIEMDAAEGKYRLMRARQLMVGDELDKALADIDAVIDVTPDNYEAHELRGMVLTEQGKSEEALQSFDRATELDAENIMPYLQRSELYGKLGNPEQGIAEATKAIDRNEDNLLGYLLRADLYLRNGQFEEALGDAQRVVKLRPTFAPAIFLKARIYDEMGNTPKALEQLETLSQLMPDSMEVNLQIAVYALKLEMPRKAIEALDRAIVINPEEALLYRYRGDSRLNIGEHVEAVKDYNKALELEPEDSGIMNNLAWTLATSPNDSVRDGKRAIELATKACELTNYQLPHILSTLAAAYAETGDFEAAKEWSQKAVNIGDPDDDAQLAEELESYKRGEPWREDKEEDAGEREGAEKPSVAEERRTELEKPSGSTPAPRRSIDF
- a CDS encoding thymidylate synthase, which codes for MQQYLDLLHRVLETGTAKSDRTGTGTRSVFGHQMRFDLAEGFPLVTTKKLHTRSIIHELLWFIAGDTNVQYLRDNKVTIWDEWADDQGNLGPVYGKQWRSWQCCDGRVIDQLTDVVEQIRTNPDSRRLIVTAWNPGELEHMALPPCHLLFQFYVADNRLSCQLYQRSADVFLGVPFNIASYALLLLMVAQVTGLEAGEFVHALGDAHLYDNHLEQAQKQLSREPRELPTMELEPSVNSLFDFKYEHFQLTGYDPHPHIAAPVAV
- a CDS encoding dihydrofolate reductase; amino-acid sequence: MGDSDSTHSETQLSIVVAVAENGVIGNQGELPWRLSGDLQRFKKLTMGHALIMGRKTYESIGRPLPGRVTIVLTRQKEYKSPHPQVLVARTLDEARGLVATTEMDHHEAFVVGGAEIYRLALPHAWRLYYTIVQASPTGDTHFPMIDFRAWQKLESTSYPRDEKNEHAVTWQVWQRLPYMTAR